ACTGATCCTCGCCCACCAGCGCCATGGAGTTCTCCTTGGCAAGGCCGCGCATTTCCTTGAACGCTGCCTTCTTTTTGGACGAGTCCTTCTCTTGGTTAAAATTGACGAGGGCGCGGAAGTACTGCAGGTCCACACCCACCAGTCCTATAGCAGACGCTACGCGTTCCACGCCCACGTCGCTCAGATTCGACTTGCCGTCGCAAACCAGCTTGAGGAACACCGGCGAAGAATACCCTGCCGCCTTGGCGAAGTCACGCCACGTAAACCCCGAGCGGAGTTTGCGTTCGGCATAAAAGTCGCGCATAAAAAGGCGAAAGTTCTGATATTCCATTACCGGTTTCATGATACTCTTAATATATATCGTTTTTCAGCAAAAGTCAATAACAAATGATACAAAAAGTTTGATTTTCTACTAAAATCGTCATTTTTTATGCACAGGTGCTTGTTTTTGGAAGAATTTCAAGATACAAGTGGTGCAAAATCCAATGATACACCACACGGGAATATTACATGCCGGAGGGTATTTGGGGGCTAGAGTTCCTTAACGACCATAATCCCACCCTTCTCGAGCTTGGGATACTGGCGCATGCCTTCGCCGCCCTTGCCGCTGTCGAGGACCTGTTCGAGATCCCCGCTCACATTGTAAAGGCGAAGTTCCCACGGGCCATTGGGGGCATTAAAGTAGCCGGAGTTCTTTTGCACGTTGCGCTGGAACGTGCGGTTCAAGCGGTCCGCGACGCTCCTCGCCTGCACCATGCTGATGTCGGAGAGCATCCACGATATTGGCGACCCGCCCATGTCGAATATGAGCAGCGCCTCCATGTCGGTTTCTTCTTTCATGGTGAACTTCCAACTGAAGTTCTGCCAGCTGGTGCTCAAGTCCAAGATACGGCCGTTGGCGTACGGGGTATAGACATCGGAATCGCGCTTGATGTTCACATTGAGCGTGCGGGGCTTGTCAGCCTTGGCTCGCATACTAAAGATGTAGGTCACGCCGTTGCGCAAAGAGATGTGTTGCTTGAACTGCAGACCCCACGTCTCCTTGCCCGCCTGCTTGATATCAAAGCGGACTTCGCCGTTTGTGACGCTCACGCTCGCCTTGCCGCCCCAAAAATCGGTGGTCCAGCTCTCTAGCGGGTTTTCGGCGCTAAAGTCTCCGTTCAAAATCACGTTGGAGCCGCTGCCCTGCGAGCCGGTGGTAAAATCCTTGTTCTGGATAAAATTCGGAATGACACTCGTGTTCTGGATGCCGAGCGGGCTGTCGACCGACACTTCCTTGCCCCAGCCCACAAGCGTGTTGTAGGAGCCGTGCTCCGTCATGTCCATGTCGGGGCTATCGAAGTTGCCCGGGCCCCAGCTCCAGCAGAGCCAACCAATGCTCAGGCGTTCGCACTCGCTCATAATGTGGCGGTACGGGATCTCCCTGGCGCCGCCCACGGCCACGGGCGCAAACTCGCCCACGATGAGCGGAAGGTTGAGTTCGACGGACTTTTCGAGGCAGGCGGTCACGCGCTCGGCGACAGTGGCAAAGCCCGTCGTAGCGGCATCGTGGCGTTCGCTAGGCCACCACATATGGATTGAGAAAAGCAGATTGTGCTCGGGGTCGGCCTGCAAAAGGAGCGGACCCACATCGAGCAGGTTCTTTTCGCTTTGGCCCCAGT
This genomic stretch from Fibrobacter sp. UWP2 harbors:
- a CDS encoding cellulase family glycosylhydrolase, which translates into the protein MNFANVKPGFFVQDRFLYTKDNEKVVLRGINHMFIWTDREGKTIPEIAKTGANCVRIVWNTRGRVSDLDGIIGLCIANNMIPIPEIHDTTGNWERLSDAVEFWLRDETLQMIANHQEYLIINVGNEPGSQEMPSDEFFNTYNIIVTKMRAAGIRVPIMIDADNWGQSEKNLLDVGPLLLQADPEHNLLFSIHMWWPSERHDAATTGFATVAERVTACLEKSVELNLPLIVGEFAPVAVGGAREIPYRHIMSECERLSIGWLCWSWGPGNFDSPDMDMTEHGSYNTLVGWGKEVSVDSPLGIQNTSVIPNFIQNKDFTTGSQGSGSNVILNGDFSAENPLESWTTDFWGGKASVSVTNGEVRFDIKQAGKETWGLQFKQHISLRNGVTYIFSMRAKADKPRTLNVNIKRDSDVYTPYANGRILDLSTSWQNFSWKFTMKEETDMEALLIFDMGGSPISWMLSDISMVQARSVADRLNRTFQRNVQKNSGYFNAPNGPWELRLYNVSGDLEQVLDSGKGGEGMRQYPKLEKGGIMVVKEL